Within Claveliimonas bilis, the genomic segment CTTGTGGTATTTTTTCAGGAGATTTTGTTTTCACAGAAGCTATCCGGAGGGATGGCGACAGCAGTGCTGATTGGAGGTCAGATCCTGCTGTGGATATATGACAATGCGTATGAGTATTTTCAGGGACATGTATGGCCCGGATTCAGAGGCAGACTTTTTAAAATAAAAGATTAGAAAAGGCAGATGGAAGAGTATAATTTCCTCTATTTTACAGATACTACCGTTATCTACAAAAAGCAAGATAAATGGAAAGAATGTAAAATGGAGGAAATTTTATTATGAAGGCAACGGGGATTGTAAGGCGGATCGATGATCTGGGACGGGTGGTCATTCCAAAAGAGATCAGGAGGACCTTGAGAATCCGGGAAGGAGATCCGCTGGAAATATTTACTGACCGGGAAGGAGAGATTATCCTGAAAAAGTATTCTCCCATCGGGGAACTGTCGGGGTTTGCCGCACAGTATGCAGACAGTCTGGCGCAGACCTCAGAGAGGCTGGTCTGTATCTGCGATATGGATCAGATAGTGGCGGCTTCCGGAAGCGGGAAAAAAGATTTTCAGGAGAAATTCATTACCAAAGCACTGGAAAAGGCGCTGGAAGGGCGCCGTGATATCTTTGCGTCGCAGGGAGATAAAGGATTTATAAAAATTACGGAGGAACACAGCGGATACAGCCAGGAAGTAATTTCTCCCATTCTTTCCGAGGGAGATGTCATTGGAGGCGTGATCCTTTTAGAGGCAGACGACAGAAAAAAAATGAACGATACAGAAATGAAACTGGCCGCCTGTGGTGCGGGATTTCTGGGCCGTCAGATGGAGCAGTAAAAAAATCCATATCCTACTCATAAACGCCCCGGTCTTTTCATATCAATTAGATAGGAAATGACTGGACAAGGAGAAAAGGATATGGATAGGAAGATGGGGAAAGAAACAAAAATATTGTGGGTGTTAAAGGCACTTTTGATTTCGTACATTGTAACAGGAGTGCTCCTTGTGGGGCTGGCCTTTTTGCTGTATAAGCTTGATCTGGGGGAGCAGGCAGTATCGGCAGGCATTGTTGCTATCTACATTGCAGCGACTCTGGTAGGAGGGATCGTGATCGGAAAAACAGCCAAAGTAAGGCGGTTTGTATGGGGTCTGGCAATAGGAATCCTGTATTTTCTGCTCCTTGTATTCATTACTTTGGGAGTGTACAGAAGCCTTGACGGCAGCGGAATACACATGGTGACAACCTTTCTTCTGTGCGCGGGAGGAGGCATGATCGGGGGAATGATTTCCTAAAAAAGTGCTTCCAAAAAGCAGGGGCATGTGCTATAATAGCATAAGTTAAAGTAAGAGAAGGAGGCTGCAAGGATGAAACACATAAAAACATTAAATACACAGACCTTAAACAATACAATGAAAAAAGGTGGATGTGGGGAATGTCAGACATCCTGTCAATCCGCTTGTAAAACTTCCTGCACAGTAGGAAATCAGACATGCGAACAGAAGAAATAGGAATCTGATGAACAGAAAAGATCAATAATAAGGTAATTTTTGTATCGTATAGGAACCCAGGTTCCTATACGATACATTTTGTGCTTTTTTAGAGGAATTTTAGCGACAGAAAGGGGTACGAAAGGTGATACATCAGTACCGTAACAATGGATATAATATTGTCCTGGATGTGTACAGCGGAGCCGTTCATCTTGTGGACGATCTGTGTTACCGGATGCTGGAGCTTTTGCAGGAAGGAAAAGAAGATCCTACCATCGAAAGTCTGGAACAGCCGGAGACAAAAGAAATGCTCCTTGAGCGAATGCAGGATACATATAAAAAGGAAGATATAGAAGATGCTCTGGATGACATTAAAGAGCTTACCCGGGAAGGACAGCTTTTTACAGAGGATGTCTATGAGTCTTATGTGGGGGAAGTGAAGAAGAGAAAGACGGTTGTCAAAGCACTCTGTCTTCATATTGCCCATGACTGTAATCTTGCCTGTAAATACTGCTTTGCGGAAGAAGGAGAATATCATGGCCGAAGGGCGCTGATGAGCTATGAAGTGGGCCGCAAAGCGCTGGATTTTCTGATACAAAATTCCGGCAGCAGGAGGAACCTGGAGGTGGATTTCTTTGGCGGAGAGCCACTGATGAACTGGCAGGTAGTGAAAGATCTGGTGGCATACGGCAGGGAACAGGAAAAGATCCATGATAAACATTTCCGCTTTACTGTAACAACCAACGGTGTGCTCCTGAATGATGAGATACAGGAGTTTATCAATAAAGAGATGGACAATGTGGTGCTGAGCCTGGACGGAAGAAAGGAAATTAACGATCAGATGAGACCTTTCCGGAACGGCAAGGGAAGCTATGACCTGATCGTGCCGAAGTTCCAGAAACTTGCTGAGAGCAGAAACCAGGAGAAATATTATATCAGAGGAACTTTTACAAGAAATAATCTGGATTTTTCCAATGATATTCTTCACTTTGCAGATCTTGGCTTTAAACAGATGTCTATCGAGCCGGTAGTGGGAGAGGAATCTGATCCCTATGCGATCCGCGAAGAGGATATCCCGAAGATCTGTGAGGAATATGATAAGCTTGCTAAAATAATGATAGAAAGAGAGAAGGAAGGAAAGGGCTTTCATTTTTTCCATTTTATGATCGATCTGGAAGGAGGTCCCTGCATTTCCAAACGTTTGTCCGGCTGCGGGTCCGGGACAGAATATCTGGCAGTGACTCCCTGGGGAGATTTGTACCCCTGTCATCAATTTGTTGGAAAAGAAGAATTTTTGATGGGCAATGTGGATGAAGGCATCACAAAGCCGGAGATTGCCGAGGAATTTCGCGGATGCAGCGTCTACTCCAAGGAAAAATGTAAAGATTGTTTTGCAAAATTTTACTGCAGCGGCGGCTGCATGGCTAACTCTTATAATTTCCATGGAACCATCCATGATGCTTATGATATCGGCTGTGAAATGCAGCGGAAGCGTGTGGAATGCGCGATTATGATGAAGGCGGCAATGGCGCAAATAGAAGAAGAAGGAGTGTAGGCGATGAACAAGAAGAAGGGCATAATAAGCCTGATCGCAACAGCAGCGCTGCTGGTGCTTCTTGCCTTTACCTGTTTCAAAGGCTTTGGCGAGCTGGGAACAGGGGCGACCAGAAATATTACATTGGGCCTGGACCTGGCCGGAGGTGTCAGTATTACTTACCAGGTAAAAGACGAGAATCCTACCAGTGAGGAAATGAGCGATACGATCTACAAGCTGCAGCGGCGTGTAGAACAGTACAGTACGGAGGCCAGTGTCTATCAGGAAGGCGATGACCGGATCAATATTGAAATTCCAGGCGTAACTGACGCAAATACGATCCTGGATGAACTCGGTAAGCCGGGTTCTCTGGAATTTCAGACAATGGATGGGGAAACGGTTATCACAGGATCAGATGTAGAAACGGCTTCTGTCCAGTCCGGGCAGAACAGTACAACCGGAGCCACTGAGTATTCGGTAGAACTGGATCTGACCGAAGAAGGAACGGATAAATTTGCAGAAGCTACCAGTGCCAATGTAGGAAGCCAGATTGCAATTATTTATGACGGGGAAACGATCAGTGCGCCGACAGTACAGCAGGCAATCACTGGAGGACAGGCTTATATTACAGGAAACTTTACTTATGAAGAAGCAGAAAATCTCGCCTCTACTATCCGTATCGGAGGGCTGCAGCTTGAGCTGGAAGAGCTGCGTTCCAATGTGGTGGGAGCACAGCTTGGAGAACAGGCGATCAGTACAAGTCTGATGGCCGGAGCGATCGGTCTTGGTCTTGTATTCCTTTTTATGTGCTTTGTATATCTTTTGCCGGGACTTGCTTCCAGCCTTGCGCTTCTGATTTATACAGGGCTTGTTCTGGTAATTTTAAATGCATTTAATGTGACCCTTACTCTGCCCGGAATTGCAGGTATCATCCTGAGTATCGGTATGGCGGTAGATGCCAATGTCATCATTTTTGCACGTGTAAAAGAAGAGATGACAAAAGGCAAGAGTGTACGAAACGCATTGAAAGCCGGATTTCACAAGGCGATGTCAGCTATTGTAGATGGAAACGTGACAACTTTGATCGCGGCAGTCGTATTGTGGTTCCTTGGAAGCGGAAGCG encodes:
- the spoVT gene encoding stage V sporulation protein T, which produces MKATGIVRRIDDLGRVVIPKEIRRTLRIREGDPLEIFTDREGEIILKKYSPIGELSGFAAQYADSLAQTSERLVCICDMDQIVAASGSGKKDFQEKFITKALEKALEGRRDIFASQGDKGFIKITEEHSGYSQEVISPILSEGDVIGGVILLEADDRKKMNDTEMKLAACGAGFLGRQMEQ
- a CDS encoding TIGR04086 family membrane protein encodes the protein MDRKMGKETKILWVLKALLISYIVTGVLLVGLAFLLYKLDLGEQAVSAGIVAIYIAATLVGGIVIGKTAKVRRFVWGLAIGILYFLLLVFITLGVYRSLDGSGIHMVTTFLLCAGGGMIGGMIS
- the scfA gene encoding six-cysteine ranthipeptide SCIFF, producing MKHIKTLNTQTLNNTMKKGGCGECQTSCQSACKTSCTVGNQTCEQKK
- the scfB gene encoding thioether cross-link-forming SCIFF peptide maturase, giving the protein MIHQYRNNGYNIVLDVYSGAVHLVDDLCYRMLELLQEGKEDPTIESLEQPETKEMLLERMQDTYKKEDIEDALDDIKELTREGQLFTEDVYESYVGEVKKRKTVVKALCLHIAHDCNLACKYCFAEEGEYHGRRALMSYEVGRKALDFLIQNSGSRRNLEVDFFGGEPLMNWQVVKDLVAYGREQEKIHDKHFRFTVTTNGVLLNDEIQEFINKEMDNVVLSLDGRKEINDQMRPFRNGKGSYDLIVPKFQKLAESRNQEKYYIRGTFTRNNLDFSNDILHFADLGFKQMSIEPVVGEESDPYAIREEDIPKICEEYDKLAKIMIEREKEGKGFHFFHFMIDLEGGPCISKRLSGCGSGTEYLAVTPWGDLYPCHQFVGKEEFLMGNVDEGITKPEIAEEFRGCSVYSKEKCKDCFAKFYCSGGCMANSYNFHGTIHDAYDIGCEMQRKRVECAIMMKAAMAQIEEEGV
- the secD gene encoding protein translocase subunit SecD, whose protein sequence is MNKKKGIISLIATAALLVLLAFTCFKGFGELGTGATRNITLGLDLAGGVSITYQVKDENPTSEEMSDTIYKLQRRVEQYSTEASVYQEGDDRINIEIPGVTDANTILDELGKPGSLEFQTMDGETVITGSDVETASVQSGQNSTTGATEYSVELDLTEEGTDKFAEATSANVGSQIAIIYDGETISAPTVQQAITGGQAYITGNFTYEEAENLASTIRIGGLQLELEELRSNVVGAQLGEQAISTSLMAGAIGLGLVFLFMCFVYLLPGLASSLALLIYTGLVLVILNAFNVTLTLPGIAGIILSIGMAVDANVIIFARVKEEMTKGKSVRNALKAGFHKAMSAIVDGNVTTLIAAVVLWFLGSGSVKGFAQTLGIGIVVSMFTALVITRMIVFAFYAVGLKNEKLYYRPRKEREPINFVGKKAIFFTISLVVIIAGAAYMGINSARGNGAMAYSLEFEGGTSTNVTFNEDYTIDEIDSQIVPVVEEVTGDKNVQTQKVADTNQVIIKTVTLDLDTREELNQALVDQFQVDESKITSENISSTVSSEMRQDAVVAVIVATVFMLLYIWFRFKDIRFATSAVLALLHDVLVVIVFYAAARISVGNTFIACLLTIFGYSINATIVIFDRIREELKLQTKTTDLAYLVNKSITQTLTRSIYTSLTTFMTIAVLYVLGVSSIKEFALPLMVGIVCGAYSSVCITGALWYVMKTKIGGKKAEEAKAGKKGKKKK